A single Paenibacillus sp. FSL R5-0517 DNA region contains:
- a CDS encoding phosphotransferase: MIITTDQRSYDHVAAQVIQNYAIDKPVVSYIRHNENLTYHVVDEASGQKYLLRIHQAAYASMSGIQHTPSALEAEMDLLHELNATTGLRVQHPVRNVSGDWVTLWTSEEGKEICCTVLEWIEGRDIQQGERLTTEQIYDLGAQLQMLHQYGRVQNQTDRTKVRPAYGNVHENLVMLGQLEEGVRLGIFTTEDFDLLRETFENINEQLGAYPLDEKTWGVIHGDITRNNLLITDQGMSMIDFCLHGYGYYLFDAGGAALMFNREERDIFLSGYTKQIAPLTDRDIRLMEGFMLIFTLGYYAFQMANESRHEWMKDRMPKLCSKYCRPYVQNESIFYEL; encoded by the coding sequence TTGATAATCACTACGGATCAGAGGTCTTACGACCATGTGGCAGCACAGGTCATACAGAATTACGCGATTGACAAACCTGTCGTTTCCTATATTCGTCATAACGAGAATCTGACGTATCATGTCGTTGATGAAGCAAGCGGGCAGAAGTATCTGCTCCGTATCCATCAAGCAGCATATGCAAGTATGTCAGGCATTCAGCACACGCCTTCTGCATTGGAGGCAGAGATGGATCTGCTTCATGAGTTAAATGCAACAACAGGATTACGCGTCCAACATCCGGTACGCAATGTATCGGGAGATTGGGTCACGTTATGGACAAGTGAAGAAGGTAAAGAAATCTGCTGTACAGTACTGGAGTGGATTGAGGGCAGGGACATCCAACAGGGAGAACGCCTGACAACAGAGCAGATATATGATCTTGGTGCTCAGCTGCAGATGCTTCATCAATATGGACGTGTGCAGAATCAGACAGATCGAACTAAGGTACGCCCGGCATATGGCAATGTCCATGAGAATTTGGTCATGCTAGGGCAGCTGGAAGAGGGAGTCCGATTGGGAATTTTTACAACGGAAGACTTCGATCTGCTTCGGGAGACGTTTGAGAACATTAACGAGCAGTTAGGAGCGTACCCTCTCGATGAAAAGACCTGGGGCGTTATTCATGGAGATATTACTCGCAATAATCTGCTGATCACGGATCAGGGGATGTCCATGATTGATTTTTGTCTACACGGTTATGGTTATTATCTTTTCGATGCCGGAGGGGCAGCGCTTATGTTCAATCGGGAGGAACGTGACATATTCTTATCTGGATACACAAAACAGATCGCACCACTGACGGATCGAGATATCCGTTTAATGGAAGGGTTCATGCTGATCTTTACACTTGGTTATTATGCTTTTCAGATGGCGAACGAGTCTAGGCACGAATGGATGAAAGATCGCATGCCGAAGTTATGCAGCAAGTATTGCAGACCTTATGTACAGAACGAGAGTATCTTCTACGAACTGTGA
- the sdaAB gene encoding L-serine ammonia-lyase, iron-sulfur-dependent subunit beta, whose product MRFKDVFSIIGPSMTGPSSSHTAGAARLGRIARQWLGCTPERARLTLYGSFADTYQGHGTDLALIGGLLDYVTDDPRIPDAEQYAEEAGMEVEFYTSGLPAPHPNTVKIELWHEGRTCSLIGASIGGGSVSVHAMNDFRVQISGEFPTLVLRHADKAGVLASVTSTISSSGVNIGYMQVDRKARDGEALTAMEMDGVPNPDMLKRLKELDHVLDIRVIDLKRGVDSDAI is encoded by the coding sequence GTGCGATTTAAAGATGTTTTCTCAATTATTGGTCCGTCGATGACGGGGCCTTCAAGTTCACATACAGCTGGAGCAGCAAGACTGGGAAGAATTGCGCGTCAGTGGCTAGGTTGTACGCCTGAACGTGCCCGGCTGACGCTCTACGGTTCATTCGCTGATACGTATCAGGGCCACGGAACTGATCTGGCGCTGATCGGCGGTCTGCTGGATTATGTTACAGACGATCCGCGTATCCCGGATGCGGAGCAATACGCAGAGGAAGCGGGTATGGAGGTTGAGTTTTATACAAGCGGTCTGCCTGCTCCTCATCCCAATACGGTCAAAATTGAGTTGTGGCATGAAGGGCGTACATGTTCCTTAATCGGTGCTTCTATTGGTGGTGGTAGTGTGTCGGTGCATGCGATGAATGATTTTCGTGTCCAGATTAGTGGTGAGTTTCCGACACTCGTGCTGCGACATGCAGACAAGGCAGGGGTGCTTGCCTCGGTAACGTCCACGATCAGTTCATCTGGGGTTAACATCGGGTATATGCAGGTGGATCGGAAAGCCCGTGATGGCGAAGCACTTACTGCGATGGAGATGGACGGCGTGCCGAATCCTGATATGCTCAAGCGTCTAAAAGAGCTGGATCATGTACTGGACATTCGTGTCATCGATTTGAAGAGAGGAGTTGATTCGGATGCGATTTAA
- the sdaAA gene encoding L-serine ammonia-lyase, iron-sulfur-dependent, subunit alpha has product MRFKHLHELNTICTAESKTIAQLMIEEQVQETNTPEADVVKQMSEYYQVMKEAVRKGLTEDTTSRSGLTGGDGKKMAEYIRKGETCSGDASALAMAYALCVSEVNASMGRIVATPTAGSCGIIPGVFISSQERFGWTDEHLVNGLFCAGAIGYVIANNSFISGAEGGCQAEVGSAIGMAAGAMVELRGGTPEQVVHAVGLALKNTLGLICDPVAGLVEIPCIVRNGLGAVTALAAADMALAGVRSAIPSDEVIDVMLEVGSAMPSRHRETAQGGLAQTPTGRKMMQKLAKPKAKRAEPETESKPADADTTTSGTDTVQAETDPQV; this is encoded by the coding sequence ATGCGATTTAAACATTTACATGAACTGAATACGATCTGTACAGCGGAATCCAAAACGATTGCTCAATTGATGATCGAGGAGCAGGTTCAGGAGACCAATACACCGGAAGCGGATGTTGTGAAACAGATGTCTGAATATTATCAGGTGATGAAGGAAGCGGTGCGTAAAGGGTTAACGGAAGATACCACATCACGTAGTGGATTAACGGGTGGAGACGGTAAAAAAATGGCCGAGTACATTCGCAAAGGTGAGACTTGCTCAGGAGATGCTTCCGCACTTGCCATGGCGTATGCCCTGTGTGTATCTGAAGTGAATGCCTCCATGGGCCGGATTGTGGCAACACCTACAGCCGGTTCCTGCGGCATCATCCCTGGTGTTTTTATCAGCTCACAGGAGCGATTTGGCTGGACGGACGAACATTTGGTGAATGGGTTGTTCTGCGCGGGAGCGATTGGTTATGTTATTGCCAACAATTCATTTATCTCTGGTGCAGAAGGTGGCTGTCAGGCAGAAGTGGGTTCCGCGATCGGCATGGCTGCGGGTGCCATGGTTGAACTGCGTGGAGGTACACCGGAACAGGTCGTTCATGCCGTTGGTCTAGCGTTAAAAAATACACTGGGCCTGATCTGCGATCCGGTCGCAGGTCTCGTTGAAATTCCATGCATCGTACGTAACGGACTGGGTGCCGTTACGGCGCTGGCTGCGGCCGACATGGCATTGGCCGGAGTGCGTAGTGCTATTCCGTCAGATGAAGTCATCGACGTGATGCTGGAAGTAGGCAGTGCGATGCCGAGCCGCCACCGGGAGACAGCCCAAGGTGGGTTGGCTCAGACACCAACGGGTCGCAAAATGATGCAGAAGCTGGCTAAACCGAAGGCCAAGCGTGCAGAGCCTGAGACGGAGTCGAAGCCAGCGGATGCTGACACAACTACAAGTGGGACGGATACTGTTCAAGCGGAAACGGATCCTCAGGTTTAA
- a CDS encoding alpha-glycosidase, producing the protein MLLEAIYHQPKRNWAYAYDQDTIHLRLRAKKNDLTEVHALTGDKYAWDATKALVPLTKFTSDSMFDYFEGEVKPPYHRLKYSFLLKSGDEQIWMTETDFQEEEPDDPGRMFQFPYIHAGAVFTPPAWVKDAVFYQIFPERFANGNPDISPEKVEPWGGEPTPFNFFGGDLQGVIDHLDYISDLGINAIYFTPIFEATTNHKYDTEDYLRVDRHFGDADTVKRLVELCHARGIRVLLDAVFNHSGKTFAPFVDVQKNGEQSKYKDWFHVHEFPLDVNDGIPTYETFGFEAHMPKLNTENPEVKAYLLEVAEYWIKEVGADGWRLDVADEVDDAFWRDFRRVVKAANPDAYILGEVWNESSSWLQGDQFDASMNYPFTDAVNAFFVKNTMHAEQFANSIGRQLSRYPLQASEVAFNLLDSHDTPRLLTLCEGDQRKMKLAALFQFSYMGAPCIYYGDEIGMDGDHDPGCRKCMEWDEAKQDRELLDFYQKLISLRHAHPALRAEGTVRFLQARSDGSQLVFERQNEEERILVLFNRSEETAIVELEAGDEEWTELFGGNHRTAKDDGVFAIELPAYGYAVLSTAVSQD; encoded by the coding sequence ATGCTGTTGGAAGCCATCTATCATCAACCGAAACGCAATTGGGCCTATGCCTATGACCAAGACACAATTCATCTGCGCCTGCGCGCCAAAAAGAATGATCTGACTGAGGTACATGCCCTGACTGGAGACAAATATGCATGGGATGCAACCAAAGCGCTGGTTCCTTTAACAAAGTTCACCTCTGACTCGATGTTCGATTACTTCGAGGGCGAGGTGAAACCTCCCTACCACCGACTAAAATACTCTTTTCTTCTCAAAAGTGGAGATGAACAGATCTGGATGACCGAGACGGACTTCCAAGAAGAAGAACCGGACGATCCGGGTCGTATGTTCCAGTTCCCTTATATTCATGCAGGAGCTGTATTCACACCCCCTGCATGGGTTAAGGATGCCGTGTTCTATCAGATTTTCCCTGAACGATTCGCGAACGGCAACCCGGATATTAGTCCGGAAAAGGTGGAACCGTGGGGTGGCGAGCCGACACCCTTCAATTTCTTCGGCGGTGACCTTCAGGGTGTGATCGACCATCTGGATTACATCAGTGATCTGGGCATTAATGCGATCTACTTCACACCCATCTTTGAAGCTACCACCAATCACAAATACGATACCGAGGACTACCTGCGGGTAGACCGGCATTTTGGTGACGCAGATACCGTGAAGCGACTGGTCGAGCTGTGCCACGCACGTGGAATTCGCGTCTTGCTGGATGCTGTGTTCAACCATTCCGGGAAGACGTTTGCCCCGTTTGTGGATGTGCAGAAGAACGGAGAACAATCCAAATACAAAGACTGGTTCCATGTACATGAATTCCCGCTGGACGTGAACGACGGCATTCCTACGTATGAGACTTTCGGATTCGAAGCGCACATGCCTAAGTTGAATACGGAGAATCCCGAGGTTAAGGCCTATCTGCTGGAGGTTGCCGAGTACTGGATTAAGGAAGTAGGTGCAGACGGATGGCGACTGGATGTTGCCGACGAAGTGGATGATGCCTTCTGGCGTGATTTCCGCCGTGTGGTCAAAGCCGCTAATCCGGATGCCTACATTCTGGGCGAAGTATGGAACGAGTCTTCTTCCTGGCTGCAAGGCGACCAGTTCGATGCGTCCATGAACTATCCGTTTACCGATGCCGTGAATGCTTTCTTTGTAAAAAATACAATGCATGCCGAACAGTTCGCGAACTCCATCGGTCGGCAATTATCCCGTTATCCGCTTCAAGCCAGCGAAGTTGCATTCAACCTGCTGGACAGTCACGATACCCCGCGGCTGCTCACGCTATGTGAAGGCGACCAGCGCAAGATGAAGCTAGCTGCGTTATTCCAGTTCAGTTACATGGGCGCGCCGTGCATCTATTACGGAGACGAGATTGGCATGGACGGTGACCATGATCCGGGCTGCCGTAAATGCATGGAATGGGATGAAGCGAAGCAGGACCGTGAGCTGCTAGACTTTTATCAGAAACTGATCTCCCTGCGTCATGCTCATCCTGCCCTGCGTGCAGAAGGCACCGTTCGTTTCCTGCAGGCTCGCTCGGATGGCAGCCAATTGGTATTCGAACGGCAGAATGAAGAGGAACGCATTCTGGTTCTGTTCAATCGCTCGGAAGAGACGGCTATTGTCGAGCTGGAGGCGGGTGACGAGGAATGGACCGAGCTATTCGGTGGAAACCATCGTACCGCCAAGGATGATGGCGTGTTTGCCATTGAATTGCCCGCGTATGGATATGCCGTACTGAGTACGGCTGTAAGCCAGGACTAG